From Streptomyces sp. NBC_00370, a single genomic window includes:
- a CDS encoding CGNR zinc finger domain-containing protein, with protein sequence MTIGPSVDEMQAAGFPMGGEPAVALDLVDTLMTAVTPPVDLLAAPGAHDTWWRLQLRRLPPGPPPEPAATRRLRTAIRDVFDAHLEQRSAAAVSVDDINAATAAAPVSPRLVMTGDGPRGEARWHTEYGGNAALAAVAAEAVELVADPARSALLRRCANPACSMLFLAENKRRKWCSSNVCGNRVRVARHYARGHAAGTSTEI encoded by the coding sequence ATGACCATTGGGCCGAGCGTGGACGAGATGCAGGCGGCGGGGTTCCCCATGGGGGGCGAGCCGGCGGTCGCCCTCGACCTCGTCGACACCCTGATGACCGCCGTCACCCCACCGGTCGACCTGCTCGCCGCCCCCGGCGCTCACGACACGTGGTGGCGGCTACAGCTTCGCCGGCTGCCGCCCGGCCCGCCGCCCGAGCCCGCCGCCACACGCCGGCTCCGCACGGCGATCAGAGACGTCTTCGACGCACACCTGGAGCAGCGCTCGGCCGCCGCCGTTTCGGTGGACGACATCAACGCGGCGACGGCGGCGGCCCCGGTGAGCCCGAGGCTCGTGATGACCGGCGATGGCCCTCGGGGCGAGGCGCGCTGGCACACCGAGTACGGCGGCAACGCGGCCCTGGCCGCCGTGGCGGCCGAGGCGGTCGAACTCGTCGCGGATCCCGCCCGGTCGGCGCTGCTGCGCCGCTGCGCGAATCCCGCCTGCTCCATGCTCTTCCTGGCGGAGAACAAGCGCCGCAAGTGGTGCTCCAGCAATGTCTGCGGGAACAGGGTCCGGGTGGCCCGGCACTACGCCCGCGGCCACGCGGCCGGGACCTCCACCGAGATCTAA
- a CDS encoding glycoside hydrolase family 27 protein yields MVRARRAAAAVVAAALAGVAAPAAHATDHPAGPGQDQGTPAYYDSGLAPTPYMGWNTYYGLGAPTEDQVKSVADKLVSSGLKDSGYNIVWLDGGWQADTPRDADGRLAANAERFPSGIPALVSYLHKKGLKAGIYTDAGTYDGGKSCGLGSRGHYAEDARQFAGWKIDAVKVDFLCGISEKLDPGPAYKEFSDAVAKSGRPMLLNFCNPLTDDWGLPHTPAQDAHNAYTYGPTTADSWRTGTDIAYGTPTAGEWPNVLRNMDANAWHPEAQGPGHYNDPDYLIPMRTMPDGSYELSQEESTTQLVMWAEMASPLIIGSDPRTLPKAMIDTLTNPEIVAVDQDPLAVQGVRVATDATGDVYSKVLQGSGKRAVVLLNRSDTASARTVRFSDAGLTGRVSVRDLRARKSAGAHTGSYTVTVPAHGTAFLGLSGTDDAPGVALGTRSTATPALVRDGDRLSVYSRSSDGSLRQQTGRDGHWSSAGTNLGGPTHGRILGSPAAYSPAPGRTDVFVRGTDDAAYRLVVTDGRPGRWQKLGGTLGDAPSVTFQDEDHWTLFAHGADGSVISRTAQSGWTSVGAPSGLTVYGAPSAATDSAGRIHVAVRTNDDAVWERVRDTSGSWSDWTSLGGTVSGSPTLVASGDTVHLYARAGDYTLWQQAFTVGGWSGWSQRAGFASAVFDGSLGAAAGADGSVLTAFRGVADRLHQAEIN; encoded by the coding sequence ATGGTGCGTGCCCGGCGCGCCGCCGCGGCCGTGGTGGCGGCGGCACTCGCAGGCGTGGCGGCGCCGGCGGCGCACGCCACCGACCACCCGGCGGGACCTGGTCAGGACCAGGGAACACCCGCGTACTACGACAGCGGCCTCGCCCCCACGCCCTACATGGGCTGGAACACCTACTACGGCCTGGGCGCGCCCACCGAGGACCAGGTCAAGAGCGTCGCCGACAAGCTCGTCAGCAGCGGGCTCAAGGACAGCGGCTACAACATCGTCTGGCTGGACGGCGGTTGGCAGGCCGACACTCCGCGTGACGCCGACGGGCGGCTCGCGGCGAACGCGGAGCGGTTCCCCTCCGGCATTCCCGCCCTGGTCAGCTATCTGCACAAGAAGGGCCTCAAGGCCGGGATCTACACCGACGCCGGTACCTACGACGGCGGCAAGAGCTGCGGACTCGGCAGCCGGGGCCACTACGCCGAGGACGCGCGGCAGTTCGCCGGCTGGAAGATCGACGCGGTGAAGGTCGACTTCCTGTGCGGGATCTCGGAGAAGCTCGACCCGGGGCCCGCCTACAAGGAGTTCAGCGACGCCGTCGCGAAGTCCGGCCGGCCGATGCTGCTCAACTTCTGCAACCCGCTCACCGACGACTGGGGTCTGCCGCACACCCCCGCCCAGGACGCGCACAACGCCTACACGTACGGGCCCACGACGGCCGACTCCTGGCGCACCGGCACCGACATCGCGTACGGCACACCGACGGCGGGCGAATGGCCCAACGTCCTGCGCAACATGGACGCCAACGCCTGGCACCCGGAGGCCCAGGGCCCCGGGCACTACAACGACCCCGACTACCTCATCCCGATGCGGACGATGCCGGACGGCTCGTACGAACTCTCGCAGGAGGAGTCGACCACCCAGCTGGTGATGTGGGCGGAGATGGCCTCTCCGCTGATCATCGGTTCCGATCCGCGCACCCTGCCCAAGGCGATGATCGACACACTGACCAACCCGGAGATCGTCGCCGTCGACCAGGACCCGCTGGCCGTCCAGGGCGTCCGGGTCGCCACCGACGCGACAGGCGACGTGTACAGCAAGGTCCTCCAGGGATCGGGCAAGCGCGCCGTGGTCCTGCTCAACCGGTCCGACACCGCGAGCGCCCGCACCGTACGGTTCTCGGACGCCGGGCTGACCGGCCGGGTGTCCGTACGTGACCTGCGGGCCAGGAAGAGCGCGGGCGCCCACACCGGCTCGTACACCGTCACCGTGCCCGCGCACGGCACGGCCTTCCTCGGGCTGTCCGGCACGGACGACGCACCCGGCGTCGCGCTCGGTACGCGCTCAACGGCGACCCCGGCGCTGGTCCGTGACGGGGACAGGCTGAGCGTGTACTCCCGTTCCTCCGACGGATCCCTGCGGCAGCAGACCGGCCGCGACGGCCACTGGTCATCGGCCGGTACGAACCTCGGCGGCCCGACCCACGGCCGGATACTCGGCTCGCCCGCCGCCTACAGCCCGGCCCCCGGCCGTACGGACGTCTTCGTGCGCGGCACGGACGACGCCGCCTACCGGCTCGTCGTCACCGACGGACGTCCGGGCCGGTGGCAGAAGCTCGGCGGCACACTGGGCGACGCGCCGAGTGTCACCTTCCAGGACGAGGACCACTGGACGCTGTTCGCGCACGGCGCGGACGGCAGTGTCATCTCGCGCACCGCGCAGAGCGGTTGGACCTCCGTCGGAGCGCCGTCGGGGCTGACGGTGTACGGCGCGCCCTCGGCCGCCACCGACTCGGCGGGCCGGATCCATGTCGCCGTACGCACCAACGACGACGCCGTGTGGGAGCGGGTGCGGGACACCTCCGGCAGCTGGTCCGACTGGACCTCGCTGGGCGGGACGGTGAGCGGGAGCCCGACGCTCGTCGCCTCGGGGGACACCGTCCATCTGTACGCCCGCGCCGGTGACTACACCCTCTGGCAGCAGGCGTTCACGGTCGGCGGCTGGAGCGGCTGGTCGCAGCGGGCGGGCTTCGCGAGCGCCGTCTTCGACGGTTCCCTCGGCGCGGCGGCGGGAGCGGACGGCAGTGTGCTGACCGCGTTCCGCGGAGTCGCGGACCGTCTTCACCAAGCGGAAATAAATTAG
- a CDS encoding carbohydrate ABC transporter permease, protein MAVTQASATVPVGEEREPAVRERPPGNRRSRGRAWRTVSFHVSASALSLLWLVPIALVLVTSTRSFDDIAAHGLGSLPHSFTLSGFSQAWVDGGQGRALINSLIVTIPTVLLSLGLASTAAFALSRYDLPLRRTLLLLMLGGNLLPPQILLIPVSKISESLGLYDSLYALIGVQVGFGVGFYVFVLHGFMRSIPPEIQQAAVIDGAGPWQIYRRIIMPLTTPALAALSALSFTWIFNDLLWAITVLRTDTKMPITASLIGLQGQYVSMWNVIAAGSVIAAAPTVIVFLRFQRHFVAGLNLGAVK, encoded by the coding sequence ATGGCCGTCACCCAAGCCTCCGCCACCGTGCCCGTGGGCGAGGAGCGGGAACCCGCCGTGCGCGAGCGCCCGCCGGGCAACCGCCGCAGCCGGGGCCGCGCCTGGCGGACCGTCAGCTTTCATGTCAGCGCGAGCGCGCTGTCGCTGCTGTGGCTCGTGCCGATCGCGCTCGTGCTCGTCACCAGCACCCGGTCCTTCGACGACATCGCCGCCCACGGTCTCGGCAGCCTGCCGCACTCCTTCACCCTGAGCGGTTTCAGCCAGGCGTGGGTGGACGGCGGCCAGGGCCGCGCGCTGATCAACAGCCTGATCGTCACGATCCCCACCGTGCTGCTCTCGCTCGGGCTCGCCTCGACGGCCGCGTTCGCGCTGAGCCGCTACGACCTGCCGCTGCGCCGCACATTGCTGCTGCTGATGCTCGGCGGCAACCTGTTGCCGCCGCAGATCCTGCTCATCCCGGTCTCCAAGATCAGTGAGTCGCTGGGGCTCTACGACAGCCTCTACGCGCTGATCGGGGTGCAGGTCGGCTTCGGCGTCGGCTTCTACGTCTTCGTCCTGCACGGCTTCATGCGGTCCATACCGCCGGAGATCCAGCAGGCCGCGGTCATCGACGGGGCGGGGCCCTGGCAGATCTACCGGCGCATCATCATGCCGCTGACCACGCCCGCGCTCGCCGCGCTCAGCGCGCTGTCCTTCACCTGGATCTTCAACGACCTGCTCTGGGCCATCACCGTGCTGCGGACCGACACGAAGATGCCCATCACCGCGTCGCTGATCGGACTCCAGGGCCAGTACGTGTCGATGTGGAACGTCATCGCCGCCGGGTCCGTCATCGCAGCGGCGCCGACCGTGATCGTGTTTCTCCGTTTCCAGCGCCACTTCGTCGCCGGACTCAATCTGGGAGCAGTCAAGTGA
- a CDS encoding discoidin domain-containing protein, translating to MPNQSSHPSRRSVVATGSTLLASFGLAAAFPGTSQAAGPAPASGAASRAELAAYRPVEVSSVDYAPAPAEFAVDKLTSTGVRGSGWRAAAGDPQWISVDLQAQCQVESVRLTFEATKDDPVFVPSPSGSPRDGTTGQEILSSCAVAFTIETSPDHHKWTTVYETTSGAGGVAEIKLAKPATARWVRMTVTKRSNANPLGLNGFEVFGTAKGHRPAATGWTDWGTHDHKAPALQVADDGTVPLESGWTLTMDDWADGGGAELSAADVDTSSWLPATVPGTVLGSLVDQGKLPDPVAGMNNLHVPEALSRHAWWYRRGFRLPRGLRTGSGRHVWLEFDGVNHKADIWLNGKQVGGLTYPFARSSHDVTSLLASGDREQALAVRITPMPFPGSPTDKGVEGLSFVDAGANMMNRNSPTYLAASGWDWMPAVRDRVSGIWNHVRLRSTGHAVIGDPRVDTALPGLPDTGTAEVTIVVPVRNADSAERRVTVTASFDDVRVSRTVTLPGGGSADVTFAPADFARLTVRKPKLWWPNGYGEAALHDLTLVATVGGSESDRRTTRFGIRQFGYEYDIPLPFGNGTDAYTQSVDLGARKARYVRVKCLTRATGWGSSLWSLSVFDSASPGTDLALHRTATASSEDETDHGAANVTDGDANTRWASAFEDDQWIQVDLGASASFDRVDLLWEQAYAKTYVVQVSDDGDSWTDAASVDNSAVPLPFQSADASLQNLDIGARKARYVRIEGGARATSWGNSLWSLSVVDSAKAGTDLALHKTATASTEDGDNKAANATDGSSSTRWSSAYQDDQWIQVDLGASVDFDRVVVVWEAAYPKTFVVRISDDGQTWTDVKSVDNTPQPLKISVNGVRVFCRGGNWGWDELLRRMPAERMDTAVRMHRDMNFTMIRNWLGSSDREEFFASCDRYGILVWNDFPNAWGMDPPDHDAFNSLARDTVLRYRIHPSVVLWCGANEGNPPAAIDSGMREAVQSQAPGIFYQNNSAGGIITGGGPYGWVDPDSYFSPSTYGSGSFGFHTEIGMPVVSTAESMRSLVGDEPEWPIGDAWYYHDWSTRGNQAPQNYRAAIEARLDTAKDLDDFTTKAQFVNYENTRAMFEAWNANLWKDASGLMLWMSHPAWHSTVWQTYDYDFDVNGTYYGARKACEAVHVQADPVKWAVEAVNHTAQALKGATVTARLYDLSGRQLGSTRRTKLDVAASGKGAAFTVAFGADLPGLHLLRLGLEDSRGRTLSQNTYWRYRDAADMKALNTTKPVKVTADLGHVSRTESGARRTMTVTLRNRGSAVASMVRVSLLDADNGRRVLPTLYGDNYLWLLPGESQTVTVSWPADALRSGRPALRTEGYNSKATVTRA from the coding sequence ATGCCGAACCAGTCATCTCACCCTTCCCGCAGATCCGTTGTCGCAACGGGTTCGACCCTGCTGGCGAGCTTCGGGCTCGCGGCCGCCTTCCCCGGTACGAGCCAGGCCGCCGGGCCCGCGCCGGCCTCCGGTGCCGCGTCCCGAGCTGAACTCGCCGCCTACCGGCCGGTCGAGGTCTCGTCCGTCGACTACGCGCCCGCGCCCGCCGAGTTCGCGGTGGACAAGCTCACCTCCACCGGTGTCCGGGGCAGTGGGTGGCGGGCCGCCGCCGGCGATCCGCAGTGGATATCCGTCGACCTCCAGGCGCAGTGTCAGGTCGAGTCCGTACGGCTGACCTTCGAGGCGACCAAGGACGACCCGGTCTTCGTACCGTCGCCCAGCGGCAGTCCGCGGGACGGCACGACCGGCCAGGAGATCCTGTCCAGCTGCGCGGTGGCCTTCACGATCGAGACGTCGCCGGACCACCACAAGTGGACCACCGTGTACGAGACCACGTCCGGTGCGGGCGGGGTCGCCGAGATCAAGCTGGCCAAGCCCGCCACGGCGCGCTGGGTGCGGATGACCGTCACCAAGCGGTCGAACGCCAACCCGCTCGGCCTCAACGGCTTCGAGGTGTTCGGTACGGCGAAGGGCCACCGGCCCGCCGCCACCGGCTGGACCGACTGGGGCACGCACGACCACAAGGCACCCGCGCTGCAGGTCGCCGACGACGGCACCGTACCGCTGGAGTCCGGCTGGACCCTGACGATGGACGACTGGGCCGACGGCGGCGGCGCGGAGCTGTCTGCCGCCGACGTGGACACCAGCAGCTGGCTGCCCGCGACCGTGCCCGGCACGGTCCTCGGCTCGCTGGTCGACCAGGGCAAACTGCCCGACCCCGTCGCCGGCATGAACAACCTCCATGTCCCCGAGGCCCTTTCCCGGCACGCGTGGTGGTACCGCCGCGGCTTCCGGCTGCCGCGCGGTCTGCGCACCGGCTCAGGACGGCATGTCTGGCTGGAGTTCGACGGCGTCAACCACAAGGCCGACATCTGGCTCAACGGCAAGCAGGTGGGCGGGCTGACGTATCCCTTCGCCCGCTCGTCCCACGACGTGACGTCCCTGCTGGCCTCCGGTGACCGCGAACAGGCCCTCGCCGTACGCATCACGCCCATGCCGTTCCCCGGCAGTCCCACGGACAAGGGTGTGGAGGGGCTGTCGTTCGTGGACGCGGGCGCCAACATGATGAACCGCAACTCGCCCACATACCTGGCGGCTTCGGGCTGGGACTGGATGCCGGCCGTGCGTGACCGGGTCTCCGGCATCTGGAACCACGTACGGCTGCGCTCCACGGGCCACGCCGTCATCGGCGACCCGCGCGTGGACACCGCACTGCCCGGCCTGCCCGACACCGGCACGGCCGAGGTGACGATCGTGGTGCCGGTGCGCAACGCCGACTCCGCCGAGCGCCGGGTGACCGTCACCGCGTCCTTCGACGACGTACGCGTCTCGCGGACCGTCACCCTGCCGGGCGGCGGCAGCGCCGATGTGACCTTCGCGCCCGCCGACTTCGCCCGGCTCACGGTGCGCAAGCCCAAGCTGTGGTGGCCCAACGGGTACGGCGAGGCCGCCCTGCACGACCTCACGCTCGTCGCCACGGTCGGCGGCTCGGAGAGCGACCGGCGCACCACCCGCTTCGGCATCCGGCAGTTCGGCTACGAGTACGACATTCCGCTGCCGTTCGGCAACGGCACCGACGCGTACACGCAGTCGGTAGACCTCGGCGCCAGGAAGGCACGGTACGTACGGGTCAAGTGCCTGACGCGCGCCACCGGCTGGGGTTCGTCGCTGTGGAGCCTCTCGGTCTTCGACAGCGCGTCGCCCGGCACCGACCTGGCCCTGCACAGGACCGCGACCGCCTCGTCCGAGGACGAGACGGACCACGGCGCTGCCAACGTCACCGACGGTGACGCCAACACCCGGTGGGCGTCCGCCTTCGAGGACGACCAGTGGATCCAGGTCGACCTCGGCGCCTCCGCCTCCTTCGACCGGGTCGACCTGCTGTGGGAGCAGGCGTACGCGAAGACGTACGTGGTGCAGGTCTCCGACGACGGCGACAGCTGGACGGACGCCGCGTCCGTCGACAACTCGGCGGTGCCGCTGCCGTTCCAGAGCGCCGACGCGAGCCTGCAGAACCTCGACATCGGCGCCCGCAAGGCCCGTTACGTACGCATCGAGGGCGGGGCGCGCGCCACCAGCTGGGGCAACTCCCTGTGGAGCCTGTCGGTCGTCGACAGCGCCAAGGCCGGCACCGACCTCGCACTGCACAAGACCGCCACCGCCTCCACCGAGGACGGCGACAACAAGGCGGCCAACGCCACCGACGGCAGCTCCAGCACCCGTTGGTCCTCCGCGTACCAGGACGACCAGTGGATCCAGGTCGACCTCGGCGCCTCCGTCGACTTCGACCGGGTGGTCGTCGTGTGGGAGGCCGCCTACCCCAAGACGTTCGTCGTCCGGATCTCGGACGACGGACAGACCTGGACGGATGTGAAGTCCGTCGACAACACCCCGCAGCCGCTGAAGATCAGCGTCAACGGTGTGCGGGTCTTCTGCCGTGGCGGCAACTGGGGCTGGGACGAGCTGCTGCGCCGGATGCCCGCCGAGCGGATGGACACGGCGGTGCGGATGCACCGGGACATGAACTTCACCATGATCCGCAACTGGCTGGGCAGCAGCGACCGCGAGGAGTTCTTCGCCAGCTGTGACCGGTACGGCATCCTGGTGTGGAACGACTTCCCCAACGCCTGGGGCATGGACCCGCCGGACCACGACGCGTTCAACAGCCTGGCCAGGGACACCGTGCTGCGCTACCGCATCCACCCCAGTGTGGTGCTCTGGTGCGGTGCCAACGAGGGCAACCCGCCGGCGGCGATCGACAGCGGGATGCGCGAGGCGGTCCAGTCGCAGGCGCCGGGGATCTTCTACCAGAACAACTCGGCGGGCGGCATCATCACCGGCGGCGGCCCCTACGGCTGGGTCGACCCGGACAGCTACTTCTCCCCGTCCACCTACGGCTCGGGCTCGTTCGGCTTCCACACCGAGATCGGTATGCCCGTGGTGTCCACGGCGGAGAGCATGCGCAGCCTCGTCGGTGACGAGCCGGAGTGGCCGATCGGCGACGCCTGGTACTACCACGACTGGAGCACCCGGGGGAACCAGGCCCCGCAGAACTACCGCGCCGCCATCGAGGCCCGGCTGGACACCGCGAAGGACCTCGACGACTTCACCACCAAGGCCCAGTTCGTCAACTACGAGAACACCAGGGCCATGTTCGAGGCGTGGAACGCCAACCTGTGGAAGGACGCCAGCGGCTTGATGCTCTGGATGTCCCATCCGGCCTGGCACAGCACCGTATGGCAGACCTACGACTACGACTTCGACGTCAACGGCACCTACTACGGGGCGCGCAAGGCGTGCGAGGCCGTCCACGTGCAGGCCGACCCGGTGAAGTGGGCGGTGGAGGCGGTCAACCACACGGCCCAGGCGCTGAAGGGCGCGACGGTCACCGCCCGGCTGTACGACCTGTCGGGCCGTCAGCTCGGCTCGACGCGCCGGACGAAGCTCGACGTCGCGGCCTCGGGCAAGGGCGCTGCCTTCACCGTCGCCTTCGGGGCCGACCTGCCGGGACTGCACCTGCTGCGGCTGGGACTTGAGGACAGCAGGGGCAGGACGCTGTCGCAGAACACCTACTGGCGCTACCGCGACGCGGCCGACATGAAGGCGCTGAACACGACCAAGCCGGTCAAGGTCACCGCTGACCTCGGCCATGTCTCGCGGACGGAGTCGGGAGCGCGCCGCACCATGACGGTGACCTTGCGGAACCGGGGCTCCGCCGTCGCCTCCATGGTGCGGGTCTCGCTGCTCGACGCCGACAACGGCCGGCGGGTGCTGCCGACGCTGTACGGCGACAACTACCTGTGGCTGCTGCCCGGTGAGTCGCAGACCGTCACGGTGTCCTGGCCGGCCGACGCGCTGCGCTCCGGCCGCCCGGCGCTGCGTACGGAGGGATACAACAGCAAGGCGACCGTGACGCGCGCCTGA
- a CDS encoding ABC transporter substrate-binding protein: MISTPTGRRGFLAGAGAVGAAALMSGCVTASSSGGKKQSGSGPVTLQSNLSSPLAKSAMQDLVAAFNKRGGTKTTLNTVASETFRTQLPTYLTSANPPDLLTWYPGSVADSYAKKDLLLDVSDIWTKPEFAGYSAAQQKLCTSSAGKKVFVPATYYWWGVFYRKSNFAKWGVQEPKTWDEFLDLCDKLKSKGVAPIGLGAGGNTAWVASSWFDYLNIRINGAQYHRDLLAGKHRFDDPEVHKVFDRWGEALPYFDKNGTALAFQDATTALLQGRTGMMLIGTFFADSAPKAELDDIDFFRFPVIDPKVPLAEEGPTDGYFASARTGRKDEVKEMMRYLATAEAQEIYLKGSSGTSLPTNPKAKDTGTPLVKKGRALIEGAADVTQFFNRDSSDALQPSADTALTRFLAKPKEINSILTTWQRDAQKIWGQ, encoded by the coding sequence ATGATCAGCACACCAACCGGCCGTCGTGGCTTTCTCGCCGGGGCGGGCGCCGTCGGCGCCGCCGCACTGATGAGCGGCTGCGTCACCGCCAGTTCCTCCGGCGGCAAGAAGCAGTCCGGCAGCGGCCCGGTCACCCTGCAGTCCAACCTCTCCTCGCCGCTGGCCAAGTCCGCCATGCAGGACCTCGTCGCGGCGTTCAACAAGCGCGGGGGCACGAAGACCACCCTCAACACCGTCGCCTCCGAGACGTTCCGCACCCAGCTGCCGACGTATCTCACCTCGGCCAACCCGCCGGACCTGCTGACCTGGTACCCCGGCTCGGTCGCCGACTCGTACGCCAAGAAGGACCTGCTGCTCGACGTCAGCGACATATGGACCAAGCCGGAGTTCGCCGGCTACAGCGCGGCGCAGCAGAAGCTCTGCACCTCGTCCGCCGGCAAGAAGGTCTTCGTGCCGGCCACGTACTACTGGTGGGGCGTCTTCTACCGGAAGTCGAACTTCGCCAAGTGGGGCGTCCAGGAGCCCAAGACCTGGGACGAGTTCCTCGACCTGTGCGACAAGCTCAAGTCCAAGGGCGTCGCACCGATCGGGCTCGGCGCCGGCGGCAACACCGCCTGGGTGGCGTCCTCCTGGTTCGACTACCTCAACATCCGCATCAACGGCGCCCAGTACCACCGTGATCTGCTCGCCGGCAAGCACCGTTTCGACGACCCCGAGGTCCACAAGGTCTTCGACCGGTGGGGCGAGGCACTGCCCTACTTCGACAAGAACGGCACGGCGCTCGCCTTCCAGGACGCCACCACCGCGCTCCTCCAGGGCCGCACCGGGATGATGCTCATCGGTACGTTCTTCGCCGACTCGGCGCCCAAGGCCGAGCTGGACGACATCGACTTCTTCCGCTTCCCCGTCATCGACCCGAAGGTCCCGCTGGCCGAAGAGGGGCCCACCGACGGCTACTTCGCCAGCGCCCGCACCGGCCGCAAGGACGAGGTCAAGGAAATGATGCGCTACCTGGCCACCGCCGAGGCGCAGGAGATCTACCTCAAGGGCTCGTCCGGCACCTCGCTGCCGACCAACCCCAAGGCCAAGGACACCGGCACCCCGCTGGTCAAGAAGGGCCGCGCGCTGATCGAAGGAGCCGCGGACGTCACGCAGTTCTTCAACCGTGACTCCAGCGACGCGCTCCAGCCGTCCGCCGACACCGCGCTCACCCGCTTCCTCGCCAAGCCCAAGGAGATCAACTCGATCCTCACCACCTGGCAGCGGGACGCGCAGAAGATCTGGGGCCAGTGA
- a CDS encoding CGNR zinc finger domain-containing protein, producing MEIGTAQEDTLLSLLNTTPVVDGVQQDLLASPEAARRWLLEHGGTGSVREQRAVRSVRDALQDLVRGESEPGSLAAFVSGVSRRPVVGDDGVTWRLDAPADRRTAALAVLAWGHVQQEKPGRLRPCANPDCRLFLLDRSKANRARWCSMTVCGNRMKARRHYSRVRDTTADDAG from the coding sequence GTGGAGATCGGAACGGCCCAGGAAGACACGCTGCTGTCGCTGCTGAACACCACGCCGGTCGTGGACGGCGTCCAGCAGGACCTGCTGGCGAGCCCGGAAGCCGCCCGGCGGTGGCTGCTGGAGCACGGTGGCACCGGATCGGTCAGGGAACAGCGCGCCGTACGATCGGTGCGCGACGCGCTCCAGGACCTGGTCAGGGGCGAGTCGGAGCCCGGCTCCCTCGCCGCCTTCGTCTCCGGTGTCAGCCGTCGGCCCGTCGTCGGGGACGACGGTGTCACCTGGCGGCTGGACGCCCCGGCCGACCGCAGGACGGCGGCGCTGGCGGTGCTGGCCTGGGGCCACGTCCAGCAGGAGAAGCCCGGCCGGCTGCGCCCGTGCGCCAATCCCGACTGCCGGCTGTTCCTGCTGGACAGGAGCAAGGCGAACCGGGCCCGCTGGTGCTCGATGACGGTCTGCGGGAACCGCATGAAGGCGCGAAGGCATTACTCGCGCGTGCGGGACACCACCGCGGACGACGCCGGCTGA
- a CDS encoding carbohydrate ABC transporter permease, with the protein MAVLTAVRKPRRMRGATRVPPVVLAFVLVPLLAEGFWVFWPAIQGFYLSLTNWDGVSTPQFVGLGNYREMFGDSVFRTALLDTVLWLVLFGGLSAILGLGAALLLQQERRGVGFYRAALFLPVVFSLTATALVWQAMYQPDGLINKTLEGVGLGSLTHAWLADQNTALYAVIVPALWRQIGYVMVLYLAGLKGIDPVLYEAAKVDGASRWQQFRHITIPQLSSVNAVVLSVIVIDSLRSFDVIWALTRGGPYHSSELLSTYMYSTAFQSLRLGYGSALAVVIFVLAFGVIVSYLVRAFREAD; encoded by the coding sequence ATGGCGGTGCTCACTGCCGTACGGAAGCCGCGGCGGATGCGGGGCGCCACCAGGGTCCCGCCCGTGGTGCTCGCCTTCGTGCTCGTCCCGCTGCTGGCCGAGGGCTTCTGGGTGTTCTGGCCCGCCATCCAGGGCTTCTACCTCTCGCTGACCAACTGGGACGGTGTCTCGACCCCGCAGTTCGTCGGGCTCGGCAACTACCGTGAGATGTTCGGGGACAGTGTCTTCCGCACCGCCCTGCTCGACACGGTCCTGTGGCTGGTGCTGTTCGGCGGCCTGTCGGCGATCCTCGGACTCGGCGCCGCGCTGCTGCTCCAACAGGAGCGCAGGGGAGTCGGCTTCTACCGGGCCGCGCTGTTCCTGCCCGTGGTGTTCTCGCTGACCGCCACCGCCCTGGTGTGGCAGGCGATGTACCAGCCGGACGGGCTGATCAACAAAACACTCGAAGGGGTCGGCCTCGGCAGCCTCACCCACGCCTGGCTCGCCGACCAGAACACCGCCCTGTACGCCGTGATCGTGCCCGCCCTGTGGCGGCAGATCGGCTACGTGATGGTGCTCTACCTGGCCGGACTCAAGGGCATCGACCCGGTGCTCTACGAGGCGGCGAAGGTCGACGGGGCCTCCCGCTGGCAGCAGTTCCGGCACATCACCATCCCGCAGCTCAGCAGTGTCAACGCGGTGGTGCTGTCCGTCATCGTCATCGACTCGCTGCGCTCCTTCGACGTCATCTGGGCGCTCACCCGAGGCGGCCCGTACCACTCGTCGGAACTGCTCAGCACCTACATGTACTCCACCGCCTTCCAGTCGCTGCGGCTGGGATACGGATCCGCCCTCGCCGTCGTGATCTTCGTGCTGGCCTTCGGGGTCATCGTGTCGTATCTCGTCCGCGCCTTCCGGGAGGCCGACTGA